The DNA region tctgtctcactgCAGTCTCTCAGCAATCTGCATCAACTTAAAACTTTGACTATACTAACTATTCAaagtattaaaatcatttatttattgcagGGTTTGAAAAATTATTTAGGTTAAAACAGTCAATCTTATAACTGTTAGTTCAGTTTAGGTGCTGATCACCCACTGTTGCCAGATATTAGGatgaaaaaactaaacaaaaataatagGCCATAAAGAACGAAGTAAGTTCAGAAAACAACACTGTTTTTcgatattttactatgttcttacctcaacttagacgaattaacacatacctatcttttttcaatgcatacacttttaatctttgtacagcgccttgtaaatatgttagcatttagcctagccccattcattccttaggatccaaacagggatgaatttagaagccactaaacacttccatgtttttcctatttaaagacttttacatgagtagtaacacgagtaagtatggtggcacaaaataaaacttttttggcTACGGTCATGATTTATTGCGACGTGTGTATTAGGGATGCTTCgaattcggccgaatactgggctttttgacggggtttgggttcggccgaatcctagattttttttccaccgaaccgctgacgggtgctgacgtggagataagctttttctttcggtaAAGACTAGGGGCTGTTCACATTTCGCGGACACGAGCGTGTCGCACCTCATCGCTTTCAtaatgcataggcttatggtaattgtcaaaaagTTTTTCcgacttgtcatcctggcataatgttgcctatcctttttttacagttaaaattaaataaaaggaAAAATACACGTCTGTGGatgttgtttacttcattaatgcgttttactgtgttaatggaataagaaTGCGaataggattcggtattcggtttcggccaaatcttaaacagtggattctgtgttcggccgaacccaaaaaatctggattcggtgcatccctagtgtgTATTGCGATATGcatgtttatgatattttgcCGTATCCTGCAGCCCTAATGGGAATTTATGTGTTTATAATATCATCACAATGACACTTTTTTATTGTGAGATTACTATGGTTTATATCTAAACATTATGCTATCCCAGTTTAACATACAGAAGACTATAAACCCATTCCCATGTTAATTGTGAAAACAGAGTGGTTTGTGGCGCTATCAAACATTTCTGGAATTGGCTCAGTGAGTCACATGAGTTTGAGGACAGAACGGTTTGTGTTGGGAAATAGTTTTTGCAGTTGCATTTCTTCCTGCTAATATTACACACTCTAAGTAGTTTTatgtttcacattttttttcccCCGAAGCATTGAATTTTTACAtgacctatatatatatatatatatatatatatatatatatatatatatatatgcactaTTAATGTGATGCTTTAATTCATAATCTCTGTTTTTCCAGCTCCTTGTTCATGTATGTCATATCATCACGACAGCAGGAGGATCTTCATAGGGCAAGACAATGGAGCCATTGTGGTAAGGGTCACTTCATCGGCCAAAACAACACATTTGATCATCCACATCGGTTGTTTTCTACATTTTTTCCCAACACCCTAATATATAAGATAAATATATTAAAGTCAGTTCATTAAATACTGACTTTGTCTTCTCTGTTACGGTGCACAAAGCTTAGTTTTGTAATGttgtcttttgttttgtttcaatttcaCAGGAGTTTCTTATCTCAGACGATTTCAACAAAATGAACCATGTAAAAACATACCCAGGTAAAACTTATGGGAAATAAATCGGCGTACACTTTACACAAAACATCGAACACTGTTGTATTTCTCTCACGTGTGTGCTGTGTCCCCTGCGTCCTTGAGAAAGAAACCTACGCATGCTACTGTATCCTTTTTTGGCCATGACCGGTTTCTTACAAATCATTAGTTTTTTCCCAGCATGCCCTGGGGGTAATGCAACTAGGCACACGTACACTAACACAAGATGATTATTAGTGAATGAGTCAGAGCAGTTCTGGAAAAATCGAGTTTGGAAAAAACGGATAATGCCGGGAAAGTGAAATGGCTGTAATGTGGTTAGAAAGGACCCACATCCCAATGACATCATCACACAAACATCTCTACATTCAAACCAGTTTTGAATCTTGATCTTAactaaaagtgtgtgtgtgtgtgtttttgtgtgcagCCCATCAGAACCGCGTGTCGGACCTGCTCTTCTCTCTGGAGTCTCATTTGTTGATCAGTACGGGTCATGATAAGACCGTCAGCTGGATGAGTACACAGAGCGGCGCTATGCTGGGGCGACACAGCTTCGGCTCATGGGCATCTTGCCTACAGTATCCTTTATCTGATCAACCCATACACTAATACCCATGCATCACAAATCAACTAGTTTAATACAATATAGTTGGCGAAAAGCAGTATTTACTTGTTGTGATTTAATTGTACTAAACAATGCGTAAGTAAAGTATGGTCAAGACAAGGAAAACATGCTGGAAACAAGTATGTCTGATATGTATTCATACCTCACCCACACATACtatataaaatgcaatgttttaacaaaaaagcagtgggtacttcatctaattcggTACGTACTTTCACAGTATATGATTTTGGATGCAGAAATTTGATCGCAATTTATTGCAAATGCCAGAGattatttttttacactttttgtAAAAGGCACATCACCCAAACATTGATTTTGTATTTAGCTTCATTTTGATGTTGTTTACTTAACAAAACTTTTAGATACGATAATGAAACCCAGCATGTTTTTGTGGGAGATTATTCAGGTCTGATAACTTTACTAAAACTGGATGAGCAGACGTGTTCTGTCATTACCACGCTAAAAGGACATGAAGGTAACATACGAACATTAGACGTTTACTTGAATGAATTTTGTTAACTTTAGGACAGTTAGTGTAATTTTGTCCACATACTTTGGTTTTGTAAACACAAACGCATTCTCGAACACATATCTGAATGTGTtttcttaaaggcggggtgcatgatctctgaaagccaatgttgacatttgaaatcacctaaacaaacacacccctaccccaataaaaTCTTGACCtccttttgatagacccgccccacacatacgcaacccaggcaacaatgtcggttCGTACACACGCCCCTTAATGCTAATTGGctgcaagtgtgttttggtgctCGACGTGACTTCCTTTTCGAAGTTGTTTTTAAAGTATCATGCACCCCTCCTTTAAGTCTGgagtatagtttgttttttatgtctATGCGAACATATGTGCATCgtcgaatgcacagccttgcaaagcatagttgaTTTGACTCATACGTGTACACACAGTGTTGGGTAAGTAactcaaaaaaagtaacttattactagttactaattacgTCTTCAATCATGTAATTATATTACTGTACAAATTACTCTCTCCGAAAAGTATTTAATTGCTTATTTctaattacttttaaaatccTATTACAAAGATAGGCTTGAAATGGCCGAACTTTAGGGTCCACTCCTCACGATTAACtaactattaactacttttgcctcaataatactactgcttattaatacttagTAAAGTACTTGTTAATTTTAAGTATTGGTAAATGGGGAGGGTTAAGGATGTACAATACGGTTTTGTGGAATAAGGGGCCATTCACACCACacgcgtttatggcagttgcaggcgccttttttgaatgatattcaaTGGGCAGTTAGCATATGCGCGCTGTTTATACGCGCTGAACAccttgcggtttttgccgcCCGTCGCAgcacgcgtttttgaaggagcatTGAGAGCGGAAAAGCAGCCGACGTCATttgcgtctttccattgtccaatcgaattaggggagaggcgggccttacgttgtggttagggaagtttacagttgctttgaagaaccggactccactcgctcactctctcctgcgtttTGGTGCACctctcaaacaaggtcagagcaagcgccctctttttaaagtttctgctaatatgacagttaacagcaaaagagcgctcacgcttcaatatttcaTTGACGAGAccgctgactcggtggttgcctagcaatataaaaagccgcatcgcactgctctttttttaaaaagggcAGTGcatcgcgccttgcgtttccaagcgtttggtgtgattagcccctaaGGCATTTATAAGTGTTTTTTAAGTACTAATAAAAAGCCAACGTCTAGTGATGGACGATTTCGAAACACTGCTTAATGAAGcctcgaaacatttacgaatcttttgtttcgaatcattggTTCGGAACGTGTTTTAAACTGGCCAAGTCAAGCGATTTACACAAAATGAGACTTCATTAtatcataactgtttcgaaacgttttgaaaatccgatggttcgccactagggggagttgatcacaaatgacaAGTGTCTAATATTGTAAGGTGAAGTTGGGTCAGTTTTATTgtgcaagttcataaaacatttatccttcatACTGATAAATAATGCTATAattttgccctaaataaaactaaaaacacagaatacacttttacttgaaggtgcagtgtgtaaattttagcggcatctagtggcgAGGTtgtaaattgcaaccaatggctcagttcaCTGCTCACTccttgcttttgaaatgcaaggagaagctacagtagccaccACCGGACAGACATGTCAaggtcggagacaacttagtaaaaaaagtttgtccgttaaggacttctgtaaaaacatggcaaACAAAATGGCGACCTCCGTGttaggggaccctcggtgtatgtagataaaaacggataattctaaggtaataaaaacataacagttcattatgaaaggtttttaaacatccctgataatatagttttgtatattattttgaattTCTATCAAgggatccttctaaaaattacacactgcacctttaatggcttaattaagtttaattattattttttcttaaaaacatgtttttagaaAAACCTTTGCaactattttgtaaaaagtgtaaaaaaaaatttggactGAGATTTTGTTGATTTTACAATGATTTTACACCAGCAGGTGGCGCCACATGTAGGTGTTTTCGAGCTCTGcggaaatgtatttttttaagcaatttGTTGAGTTGATTTGAAGCTTCAAAAAGCTTTGTTTTTCCACTACTActaatattaatgctaataaaCAACCAGTTAATAGTTGAATTGGAAACTAGAGTGTAAACATTATTCTTATTTACTTACCAAAGTTTTTAAAGTCAGAAGGATACATAAAAAACTTGCATTTTAAAGTTAGTCTTTAAATTGTGAAGGAAAAAGTAATgaaattacagtaactaattacttagtaactagttacacttcggggctacatactacattctcctatATCCGCATGCGCAACGTACGCATACAAACATGTggttaaaaaaatccagctgTGTACTTTTCTGATGACGAAATTTGCGCCATGTGCACTGTACGCGGTTCCTTACGTATGCGTAAAAATGAaactctctctttttctctctctctctctctctctctctttctctctctctctctctttctatgtGTGTGTAGGTAGTATTGGTGCATTATATTGGGATCCAGTTCAAAGGTGGTTGTTTTCTGGAGCATCTGATCACAGTGTGATTATGTGGGACATCGGTGGGCGACGTGGTCGCACGTTATTACTACAGGGACATCAGTAAGAGCCCCCAAACACATGcacatattataataaatatgcATGTGAAATACTGATTTGAGTTTAGGTTATTTTATGTTAGATGCAAGAAACTTTGTGACCTCTTTCTTTCGTGTTTCAGTGAGAAGGTCCAGGCATTGAGGTATCTTCCGCTGACCCATCAGCTGGTGTCCTGTTCTGCTGATGGAGGAATGACAGTGTGGAATATGGACACGACTCGTGAAGAGGtcattaaacataaacacatataGGCAGCTGAGACATAGTCATCTTTACTTaccaaatataaaataaaatagtggCAAAAAATATGCAGACTAGTTAAAACCAAAGGATCCAAATTATGTATCCGTTTAAATGAGCTccccaaaaatgtaattgatgttttttaaaggATTTGGGTTTGTTGATATTGTAATGGTATTACATGCTGGAAAGTTATTTGCCGAAGACTTAGAAGCTTAAACTAAACTTTAACAATAAGCAATAGAAACAGTGAAATTTTGTTTTGGTTTAAACATAATCATCACAAGTACACAAACGAACTAAAAGAAATAGCCATCAAAAAAGTGATCACAAAAAGCTTCAATTACACctaaattaaaaaatgatgcACATTTCTTTCATGCACACCCGTGTATGAGACATGTGCCAAATGTCTAATTGTGGACCAAggattaaagtttttttgaAGTTACCATGGTAACCCTTGCATCAGTCATTAGCTAAGCTTCCGTTTCTATGCCGACCAGAAACTTAAATGTCACGGAGACGGATGTAATCTTTCTTTGTAACTCTTTGTTTCAGGCGCCGCAGTGGTTGGACAGCGACTCCTGTCAGAAATGCGAACAGCCGTTTTTTTGGAATATTAAACAGATGTGGGACACTAAGACCCTGGGGCTCAGACAGGTACACAAGAGGAAAttgatttttactgaaaactagGCTCGCAAAAATCTGTGCCTTCTGAGGTCTGCAAGACACTCCCAAATTTGACTAGCGTCATGCATATAAATACACTTCTACAAATCCTCTGCTGATAGCTTTTATTTTCTAGTAAAAGTGCTCCATGTTTAACCAAGTTCGACCAACCATAGATACATTTGCACTTTTTGCACAAGTTGTCTTTAATGATCTTCAACATCATTCTTGTGTCTGTAGCATCACTGCAGGAAGTGCGGTAAGGCCATTTGTGGGAAATGCAGTTCGAAATGCTCCACGTACCCCATCATGGGTTTCGAGTTCCAGGTGCGCATGTGTGACGACTGCTATGGCTCAATCAAAGAAGAAGAgtgagttttttttattgctttctTGTTTACAGTTCAACAGAGACCGTCCATAGCAGGGGTCCCCAAACTTTTACCTACCAAGGGCCAAAAATCAAACCTGACTGAGGGCCATGGGCCGAAAGTTAATTTTGCGGTGTTAGATTAAAGTTGCCTTGattctcctaatttataatttttttatataaaaaaaaaaaaataagccaacattaCTTTGTTTATAcataactaatgcagttttatttataactgttgtaaaataaataattttgccaatcattttttaattttccTTTTGTCTGTGTCTGTGCATGCTATACACTTTGAAGTATGCAtgtacataaaaaaaacttgcatttcatttcaatttacaatttttgtaatgtacaaataaatttttttacattttagaaaatgttaaatTAGAAATATGAACATCCGCATCAATGATCCTTTTTCCTTATCTCATGTGGCATGATGGGCCAATTTAAAGGTCATAGCGGGCCAACTTTGGCCCTAGTTTGGGCACCTCTGGTCTATAGCTTTGTGCATTACTCTTTGGTTTTCTGTTTGAAGcatgtaattaaaaaaaaaaatattaaatttgatATCCTTGCGTTTATGCAGTCGGGTCTCTCTGGCCACGTTTCATGAGGGGAAACACAACATCGCTCACATGGACATGGACCCGAGTCGTGGACTGATGGTCACGTGTGGGAGCGATCGAGTTGTTAAGGTCACACAGTCTTTCGCTTACTTTTAGTATTTTATGTGATTTTGTGTATGTTCAGAAATAATACTATAAGGGCTAGCCGATATATTCAAATAATTATCTATTAGGGGTGTAAATCGGACAGTTCATTGTGATACGATACAATATCGATTATCTCCGGTGGCGATGAAATATTTGCAGATACATCAATCGTTTCTTCAATGCAATCACGATTCAATACAATTAATTTATCGATACTTTAATATTGCATGCctagttaactctttcaccgccagcgtttttaaaaaaagttgccagccagcgtatttcatgattttcaccaaagtttaatgccttccagaaaatgttcttctttaaatatataaacatacaatataccaaatgaaagaacagaccctctgctttcaaacaaaaaccgtttaatcctaccttcagtggttcttttgtaatcagcttttgaatatgggtaggtttctgcaaaaacaccacattttgagcaaaaagcagagataattcaatttttatgacggacttttcatagagatcccattcagagcgatctttaaaacagacacggacatgcagccgcttgccatagggcaatacttccgggtttaaaaagttgcggaagggtgccacctggtggataatagcggtattgcggaaagacagaaaatctcgtcattgccggggaagcgttttctcttaattgacgagatatctcgtcaatggcggtgaaagagttaaattacatttttgctCATTCG from Paramisgurnus dabryanus chromosome 8, PD_genome_1.1, whole genome shotgun sequence includes:
- the wdfy1 gene encoding WD repeat and FYVE domain-containing protein 1 yields the protein MAAEIHSRPQSSRPVLLNKIEGHSDAVNTAVLIPKEDGVITVGEDRTIRVWLKRDSGQYWPSIYHTVSSPCSCMSYHHDSRRIFIGQDNGAIVEFLISDDFNKMNHVKTYPAHQNRVSDLLFSLESHLLISTGHDKTVSWMSTQSGAMLGRHSFGSWASCLQYDNETQHVFVGDYSGLITLLKLDEQTCSVITTLKGHEGSIGALYWDPVQRWLFSGASDHSVIMWDIGGRRGRTLLLQGHHEKVQALRYLPLTHQLVSCSADGGMTVWNMDTTREEAPQWLDSDSCQKCEQPFFWNIKQMWDTKTLGLRQHHCRKCGKAICGKCSSKCSTYPIMGFEFQVRMCDDCYGSIKEEDRVSLATFHEGKHNIAHMDMDPSRGLMVTCGSDRVVKIWDMTQVIGSSIAAGFSPR